A genomic segment from Diospyros lotus cultivar Yz01 chromosome 5, ASM1463336v1, whole genome shotgun sequence encodes:
- the LOC127801235 gene encoding uncharacterized protein LOC127801235 isoform X2: protein MANHQDDLDLLLSLQDRVLETPPASPSALHSPSPGYLSDDGSPKRTGQVDMSDFRDAVQDCLDYGPENAKQALKSNQIIKSNDPLVEKFSGLRIRNQLVSSAELTNRFSDIRFVRLQAIKNVLMGDTLSGCWATVGVLVEKGIPKVSSTGKNYCIWKIGCLDEKTISVFLFGDAYQRYSTEMAGTVLALFNCAVRKDNLGAGFSLSVYSATHVLKIGTSADYGVCKGKRKDGMACTLVINKRHGIYCSYHRSKASQKYSVTRTELKGGNLKTAFRNPLKSEGIYLVDPLADRTNVRKPMQPVKLLSVDALKRALSNAGKVTTNIHSQGIRFLTEVTGKLVPKSTDGAYVLPNLQSSTKRSLSSTRCDTSAVRSPQTNAKRTKLEDGLPKKAESIF from the exons ATGGCAAACCACCAAGACGATCTcgatctccttctctctcttcaggatagggttttagaaacccctCCTGCTTCTCCCTCTGCTCTCCACTCTCCTTCGCCTG GGTACCTGTCGGACGATGGGTCGCCCAAGCGAACGGGGCAGGTGGATATGTCTGATTTCCGTGATGCCGTCCAAGATTGCCTCGATTATGGGCCTGAAAATGCCAAGCAAGCTCTCAAATCCAACCAGATTATCAAGTCGAATGATCCTCTGGTTGAAAAGTTTTCGGGTCTGCGAATTCG GAATCAGCTGGTCTCCTCTGCAGAACTGACCAATCGCTTTTCAGATATTCGATTTGTTCGGTTACAAGCAATAAA GAATGTCCTAATGGGGGATACACTCTCTGGTTGTTGGGCAACTGTTGGAGTTCTAGTTGAGAAAGGGATTCCAAAAGTTAGCTCTACAGGGAAGAACTATTGTATATGGAAAATTGGGTGTTTAGATGAAAAGACTATTTCTGTTTTCTTGTTTGGTGATGCTTACCAGAGATACTCAACAGAGATGGCTGGAACTGTTCTTGCTTTGTTTAATTGCGCAGTTCGCAAAGACAATTTG GGGGCAGGATTTTCCTTGAGTGTTTATTCTGCGACTCATGTTTTAAAGATTGGCACATCTGCAGATTATGGAGTTTGCAAGGGGAAAAGGAAGGATGGGATGGCTTGTACACTAGTCATTAATAA GCGTCATGGTATATATTGCTCATACCATAGATCA AAAGCATCTCAGAAGTACTCTGTTACCCGGACTGAGCTCAAGGGAGG GAATTTAAAGACAGCCTTCAGGAATCCTCTTAAGTCGGAAGGAATTTACTTGGTTGATCCTCTGGCAGACAGAACAAATGTAAGAAAACCCATGCAACCAGTGAAGTTGTTGTCTGTAGATGCGTTGAAGAGGGCTTTAAG CAATGCAGGGAAAGTAACAACCAATATCCACTCACAAGGAATAAGATTTCTCACTGAAGTCACAG GTAAATTGGTTCCAAAATCTACAGATGGAGCTTATGTGTTGCCTAatctacaaagctcaacaaagAG ATCATTGTCAAGTACAAGGTGTGATACATCTGCAGTCAGAAGTCCACaaacaaatgcaaaaagaaCGAAATTGGAGGATGGATTACCCAAGAAAGCAGAG TCCATCTTCTAG
- the LOC127801235 gene encoding uncharacterized protein LOC127801235 isoform X1, protein MANHQDDLDLLLSLQDRVLETPPASPSALHSPSPGYLSDDGSPKRTGQVDMSDFRDAVQDCLDYGPENAKQALKSNQIIKSNDPLVEKFSGLRIRNQLVSSAELTNRFSDIRFVRLQAIKNVLMGDTLSGCWATVGVLVEKGIPKVSSTGKNYCIWKIGCLDEKTISVFLFGDAYQRYSTEMAGTVLALFNCAVRKDNLGAGFSLSVYSATHVLKIGTSADYGVCKGKRKDGMACTLVINKRHGIYCSYHRSKASQKYSVTRTELKGGNLKTAFRNPLKSEGIYLVDPLADRTNVRKPMQPVKLLSVDALKRALSNAGKVTTNIHSQGIRFLTEVTGKLVPKSTDGAYVLPNLQSSTKRSLSSTRCDTSAVRSPQTNAKRTKLEDGLPKKAEVREKMIELDFVSSDEEM, encoded by the exons ATGGCAAACCACCAAGACGATCTcgatctccttctctctcttcaggatagggttttagaaacccctCCTGCTTCTCCCTCTGCTCTCCACTCTCCTTCGCCTG GGTACCTGTCGGACGATGGGTCGCCCAAGCGAACGGGGCAGGTGGATATGTCTGATTTCCGTGATGCCGTCCAAGATTGCCTCGATTATGGGCCTGAAAATGCCAAGCAAGCTCTCAAATCCAACCAGATTATCAAGTCGAATGATCCTCTGGTTGAAAAGTTTTCGGGTCTGCGAATTCG GAATCAGCTGGTCTCCTCTGCAGAACTGACCAATCGCTTTTCAGATATTCGATTTGTTCGGTTACAAGCAATAAA GAATGTCCTAATGGGGGATACACTCTCTGGTTGTTGGGCAACTGTTGGAGTTCTAGTTGAGAAAGGGATTCCAAAAGTTAGCTCTACAGGGAAGAACTATTGTATATGGAAAATTGGGTGTTTAGATGAAAAGACTATTTCTGTTTTCTTGTTTGGTGATGCTTACCAGAGATACTCAACAGAGATGGCTGGAACTGTTCTTGCTTTGTTTAATTGCGCAGTTCGCAAAGACAATTTG GGGGCAGGATTTTCCTTGAGTGTTTATTCTGCGACTCATGTTTTAAAGATTGGCACATCTGCAGATTATGGAGTTTGCAAGGGGAAAAGGAAGGATGGGATGGCTTGTACACTAGTCATTAATAA GCGTCATGGTATATATTGCTCATACCATAGATCA AAAGCATCTCAGAAGTACTCTGTTACCCGGACTGAGCTCAAGGGAGG GAATTTAAAGACAGCCTTCAGGAATCCTCTTAAGTCGGAAGGAATTTACTTGGTTGATCCTCTGGCAGACAGAACAAATGTAAGAAAACCCATGCAACCAGTGAAGTTGTTGTCTGTAGATGCGTTGAAGAGGGCTTTAAG CAATGCAGGGAAAGTAACAACCAATATCCACTCACAAGGAATAAGATTTCTCACTGAAGTCACAG GTAAATTGGTTCCAAAATCTACAGATGGAGCTTATGTGTTGCCTAatctacaaagctcaacaaagAG ATCATTGTCAAGTACAAGGTGTGATACATCTGCAGTCAGAAGTCCACaaacaaatgcaaaaagaaCGAAATTGGAGGATGGATTACCCAAGAAAGCAGAGGTTAGAGAAAAGATGATCGAGTTAGATTTTGTTAGCTCAGATGAAGAAATGTGA